Proteins from a single region of Gemmatimonas sp. UBA7669:
- a CDS encoding GIY-YIG nuclease family protein gives MTEPTVRLHGRPPQSTPAQRKQLRALVRESVQNRPGVYRMLGPTGLVIYVGQSRVLRTRLLSYFRAKGRRNKAARILRHAFHIEWEYTNTEFGALLRELRLIKQYRPHFNSMMVADDWPRAYVAVTGGAVPGLRVVPRSDDPQAEALFGPFRRVAQLRDAVRALAEATGLRDCLIEETVRVTGSTRTLPLWFAGERPQARGRTRAPGCLRHDLGTCAGPCIGAGDAAGYRAAAHEVRDLLEGRSDAPVRRLEDAMQQAAESLAFEQARVLRDRLALVRWLHDRVQHFHANMERLTFVYRSAGPDEREWLYLVRRGTVRAELPAPQTPEEHAALEQLMQRVFSGPDAQGADIPTHDLDEFYLVASWFRRRPLEKRRTAAPSRVRS, from the coding sequence ATGACCGAGCCCACGGTCCGCCTCCACGGTCGCCCCCCGCAGTCCACGCCGGCGCAGCGCAAGCAGCTGCGGGCGCTCGTGCGCGAGTCCGTGCAGAACCGGCCCGGCGTCTACCGCATGCTCGGCCCCACGGGCCTGGTCATCTACGTAGGCCAGTCGCGCGTGCTGCGCACCCGCCTCCTGTCCTACTTCCGCGCCAAGGGCCGGCGGAACAAGGCCGCGCGCATTCTGCGGCACGCGTTCCATATTGAGTGGGAGTACACGAACACCGAGTTTGGCGCCCTGCTGCGCGAACTGCGCCTCATCAAGCAGTATCGCCCGCACTTCAACAGCATGATGGTGGCCGACGACTGGCCGCGCGCCTACGTGGCGGTGACCGGCGGTGCGGTGCCCGGGCTGCGCGTCGTGCCACGCTCCGACGACCCACAGGCTGAAGCGCTGTTCGGCCCATTCCGCCGCGTGGCACAACTGCGCGACGCCGTCCGCGCGCTGGCTGAAGCCACCGGCCTTCGCGACTGCCTGATCGAAGAAACCGTTCGGGTCACCGGCAGCACGCGCACTCTGCCGCTCTGGTTCGCCGGTGAACGACCCCAGGCGCGCGGCCGAACGCGCGCTCCCGGCTGCCTGCGCCACGACCTCGGCACCTGCGCCGGTCCCTGCATCGGGGCCGGCGACGCGGCGGGCTATCGCGCGGCCGCCCACGAGGTGCGCGACCTGCTCGAAGGACGCAGTGATGCGCCCGTGCGCCGCCTCGAAGACGCCATGCAGCAGGCGGCGGAGTCCCTGGCCTTCGAGCAGGCGCGGGTGCTGCGCGATCGATTGGCCCTCGTGCGCTGGCTGCACGACCGCGTCCAGCACTTCCACGCCAACATGGAGCGCCTCACGTTCGTTTATCGAAGTGCGGGGCCGGACGAACGGGAATGGCTGTACCTCGTCCGACGTGGCACCGTGCGCGCCGAGCTGCCCGCGCCGCAAACCCCGGAGGAGCACGCGGCCCTGGAGCAGCTCATGCAGCGCGTGTTCAGCGGCCCCGACGCACAGGGTGCCGACATTCCCACTCACGATCTCGACGAGTTCTATCTCGTGGCCAGTTGGTTCCGCCGTCGACCGCTCGAGAAGCGGCGCACCGCAGCGCCTTCACGCGTGAGGAGCTGA
- a CDS encoding sigma-70 family RNA polymerase sigma factor, which produces MTAPESTHEVTRLLEALQAGAEGASDQLAPLVYHELHALAVHFMRREREDHTLQPTALVSEAYMRLMGQQQVSWQNRAHFYGIAAQAMRRILVDHARRARAAKREGGERVTLDESVADHSERSVDLLALDDALNRLAVALPRQARVVELRFFSGLDIDETAEVLGISPATVKRDWTFAKAFLQREMDMR; this is translated from the coding sequence GTGACTGCACCGGAATCGACGCACGAGGTGACCCGTCTGCTGGAAGCGCTGCAGGCGGGCGCGGAAGGTGCGTCTGACCAGCTGGCACCGCTGGTATACCATGAACTGCATGCGCTGGCGGTGCACTTCATGCGCCGCGAGCGCGAGGACCACACGCTGCAGCCCACGGCGCTGGTCAGTGAGGCGTACATGCGGCTCATGGGGCAGCAGCAGGTCTCCTGGCAGAATCGCGCGCACTTCTATGGGATTGCGGCGCAGGCCATGCGGCGCATTCTCGTGGATCACGCGCGCCGTGCGCGGGCCGCCAAGCGTGAGGGCGGCGAGCGGGTCACGCTCGATGAGTCGGTCGCAGACCACAGCGAGCGCTCGGTGGACCTGCTGGCGCTGGACGATGCCCTCAATCGTCTGGCGGTGGCCCTGCCGCGTCAGGCCCGGGTGGTGGAACTGCGCTTCTTCAGCGGACTCGACATCGACGAGACGGCCGAGGTGCTGGGCATTTCGCCCGCCACGGTGAAGCGCGACTGGACCTTTGCCAAGGCGTTTCTGCAGCGGGAAATGGACATGCGCTGA